The following coding sequences are from one Pocillopora verrucosa isolate sample1 chromosome 5, ASM3666991v2, whole genome shotgun sequence window:
- the LOC131780453 gene encoding uncharacterized N-acetyltransferase YjgM produces MAAIFAILAAVIWSAWIFAVFLVMACMVLAFICIYLQLTGWLYINHTLNSGDLKDIEESYMSIQQSHLWVAELNGRVVGMVGLVHEENFEQGVYELKRMYVVPSCRRMGIANNLINELISHAKTNRIKLVFLKTTSTLVPAIQLYMKNGFIFSSASLGDKFTEVPVINKRSLPHDMHLKLDISSLAAS; encoded by the coding sequence ATGGCTGCTATATTTGCCATACTTGCAGCAGTAATTTGGTCGGCATGGATCTTTGCTGTGTTTTTGGTGATGGCATGCATGGTTTTGGCATTCATCTGCATATATTTGCAGTTGACAGGCTGGCTCTATATTAATCATACACTGAATTCAGGTGATTTAAAGGACATCGAAGAGTCCTACATGTCGATTCAACAGTCGCACTTGTGGGTAGCAGAGTTGAATGGAAGAGTTGTTGGGATGGTGGGCCTCGTTCACGAGGAAAACTTCGAACAAGGCGTCTATGAACTCAAGCGCATGTACGTTGTCCCGAGTTGTAGGAGAATGGGGATCGCTAATAACCTGATTAATGAACTTATCTCACATGCCAAGACAAATAGAATAAAATTggttttcttaaaaacaacgtCTACACTGGTGCCAGCGATTCAACTGTACATGAAGAATGGTTTCATATTTTCCAGCGCTAGTTTAGGTGACAAGTTTACCGAAGTGCCTGTCATCAACAAACGTAGTTTACCACATGACATGCACCTCAAATTAGACATTTCCTCGTTAGCTGCATCTTAA